In one Salvelinus sp. IW2-2015 linkage group LG26, ASM291031v2, whole genome shotgun sequence genomic region, the following are encoded:
- the LOC111952191 gene encoding PHD and RING finger domain-containing protein 1 has protein sequence MDEEDSQDELINRNATHGKGKRPALWAISDEDSDDGGEESEEVASDSGEEEEEHLDGEEDEGEEEDDSDDDEEEDSVKEVEGAVGGVSADLAGLSSDEDTEKCPICLNSFHSQPVATPESCKHYFCLDCILEWSKNANSCPVDRIVFNNIYLRKCYGGKVQKMITVQKPVKEGQEEVIDLELEQTSCEVCGGSDREDRLLLCDGCDAGYHMECLTPPLDAVPVEEWFCPECQANNRHSRGSEEQSDVESLSXARPTTSRSRPRTTGPTRAIARTQQSERVRASVNRHRITQARTAQVAPSFLMPQSTWLDDTINAVVAGLNTAVYIRDLTPRAPSSRRRRTVKRRKGNSKRSSSATGEKGKSAGTGVKRRKRRVRRSKSRRKMVVKKEPTSRGRIAHNLGIGNPKWGSSLPSVYRPTETTLGSMRADIGAASLSVYGDPFDLDPFTDRNEEEEEHASAMTSLLEAKRHGLSRSALRSHQPVARPITAGLSRRGPSLPQVAALAPVPDLLGSILSGQSMLLMDSSDVVINRDGSLKATKPVGVSSSSRLGSSRSSSSGESVAQNHSGMSPNPAAVSSLSLPTNGDLVVGPSCSPLNRPSLISPGPCSSPLTPSSPRPASHSQTSPPPRPSPSPGHSHWGATGVQLPHGTQREATSTSTPIPDSRSSGRETVPPQPQAKKAAPKPVWEAPVSVLPRIPKIKRESGGLTNGSVSRGGSSSCANGNGFPEACVNSLGGNRGRQPRVDQQQQGRTEGQTQRPERAGSLSAFSSSFSSSSDSPANPALASTVCFRINASGNAWHARQLSNASAMVAAGNSQEPLSTEEEEAAKRRREERSSKQRPPATSHTQVKEEEGDIYDPFHPTGSDSNASESEGESHAGGKPSMAHKECAIYQVKAEAMENRVSLERDEGSGEVLDVKSEADTAKPCHGPHNAPRSGMTGTSTPLSQRHVPGKRERKEQGGENGQHGQTGKSRDPQSQKTDNFSSSSASSHHVNKMVKTEIKSEPQDSPPKSPSWSKSNSRPSGHGRKTSKGGGSSTERRSTSNSPEAGRRRGDKAPEQQGRKRGDEEDKREEGGERRPRRSESRERRLRRSPSDSSTSEASERSRKKKTRSCSLSKDRRXSRSRSGSGSSSRERPQSRKQKMGSRERNDSRGSEREKGRPSKTKKRGRSQSRSRSRERRKDHSRSQPSSSGSKNRVDVRSKDKKRPRSRSRSRERRKEEGSSQGTHRPGSFSTTSSKELEEQEEKKREKALTRKEEREAEEERKEREIKQEMPSSSSGLKPHSLLSVYQVKKESDGNEFRTEKHASLSAKLLKESKLLKEIKKEILPAFDMFEESLDSKPIKEEKPLSMFSEFKDLQEHKEIKKEKPPPLINEACALPTSDITEQKDQVLKETKTEPIWLELPQQLTSITAPPTGQPSPSFSTLRTNPVPAPSQVAVTTACQQVAPSLPLVPKALTETPPSVQTIPVKKEVEEHSDYELDDMDVDMMLDSLDYVKSEKAEPGGEKGEAGVKEAKEGEGEDEEVKTVTPGVKAKPSVKRVTWNLQEPDGPQPEKTGSKLALYKLKLKQEGARRPASSTQASNQEAALGATSPPDPKVQSTKRASVSVVLPSAPSSSNSLPQVGLSKPVQGEPNEAPGEDDASRNDNYIKKLHMQERAIKEVKLAIKPFYQKKDITKEEYKEIVRKAVQKVCHSKSGEINPVKVAILVKAYVDKYKHDRKHRKGEDGGKTEEAETDRTNDPETP, from the exons ATGGACGAAGAGGACAGCCAGGATGAGCTGATCAACCGGAATGCCACCCACGGAAAAGGGAAAAGGCCAGCATTGTGGGCAATCTCAG ATGAAGACTCAGATGATGGTGGGGAGGAATCTGAGGAGGTAGCTTCTGacagtggtgaggaggaggaagaacacctcgatggagaggaagatgagggagaagaggaggatgatagTGATG atgatgaagaggaggattcTGTGAAGGAGGTGGAGGGTGCGGTGGGGGGAGTGTCTGCTGACTTGGCAGGTCTGAGCTCAGACGAGGACACCGAGAAATGTCCCATCTGCCTCAATTCTTTCCACAGCCAGCCTGTGGCCACACCAGAGAGCTGCAAACACTACTTCTGCCTCGACTGCATCCTTGAGTGGTCCAAG AATGCAAACTCCTGTCCTGTGGACAGAATAGTCTTCAATAACATCTACCTGAGAAAATGTTACGGTGGGAAAGTGCAGAAAATG ATCACAGTGCAGAAGCCAGTGAAGGAGGGCCAGGAGGAGGTGATAGACCTGGAGCTAGAACAGACCAGCTGTGAGGTGTGTGGGGGGAGCGACCGTGAAGACCGACTGCTGCTCTGTGACGGCTGTGATGCAGG GTACCACATGGAGTGTCTGACCCCCCCGCTAGACGCTGTCCCTGTGGAGGAATGGTTCTGCCCAGAGTGTCAAGCCAACAACCGCCATTCAA GGGGTTCAGAGGAGCAGAGCGACGTGGAGAGTCTGAGCAYCGCCCGTCCCACAACCAGTCGCTCCCGCCCCCGCACAACGGGCCCCACCCGGGCCATCGCCCGCACCCAGCAAAGCGAGAGGGTCCGCGCCAGTGTCAACCGCCACCGCATCACCCAGGCACGCACTGCACAG GTTGCCCCCAGTTTTCTGATGCCACAGTCCACCTGGCTGGATGACACTATCAACGCAGTAGTGGCAGGACTCAACACAGCCGTGTACATACGGGACCTCACACCCCGTGCTCCATCCAGCCGACGACGCAGGACAG TAAAGCGCAGGAAAGGCAATAGTAAGAGGTCATCGTCTGCCACGGGTGAGAAGGGCAAATCTGCTGGCACTGGGGTGAAGAGGAGGAAACGGAGAGTGAGGAGGTCCAAGTCCAGAAGGAAAATG GTGGTGAAGAAGGAGCCTACGTCTCGTGGTCGTATAGCCCATAACCTGGGGATAGGGAATCCCAAATGGGGCTCATCCCTTCCCTCTGTGTACCGGCCTACAGAAACCACTCTGGGCAGTATGAGAGCTGACATAGGAGCTGCTTCGCTCTCTGTCTATGGAGACCCCTTTGACCTGGACCCCTTCACTGACAG gaatgaagaggaggaagagcatgCCTCGGCCATGACATCACTGCTGGAGGCTAAGAGGCATGGCTTATCTCGCTCTGCCCTCCGCTCGCACCAGCCTGTGGCCCGACCAATCACTGCTGGCCTCTCCAG GCGGGGCCCAAGCCTYCCCCAGGTGGCGGCGTTGGCCCCAGTGCCTGACCTTCTGGGCAGCATCCTATCAGGACAGAGCATGCTGCTGATGGACAGCTCAGATGTGGTCATCAACAGAGACGGATCCCTCAAGGCTACCAAACCAG TGGGTGTGTCGTCTTCGTCCAGGCTGGGCAGCAGTAGGAGCAGCAGCTCTGGTGAATCAGTAGCCCAGAACCACTCAGGGATGTCCCCTAACCCAGCAGCagtcagctccctctctctccccactaacGGAGACCTGGTGGTGGGACCCTCCTGTAGCCCCCTGAACAGGCCGTCCCTCATCTCCCCAGGGCCCTGCTCGTCCCCTCTCACCCCCTCATCCCCCCGCCCGGCCAGCCACAGCCAGACTTCCCCGCCTCCCAGACCCAGCCCTAGTCCTGGACACAGCCACTGGGGGGCCACTGGTGTACAACTCCCCCATGGGACACAGAGGGAAgccacctctacctccactccTATCCCAGACTCTCGGTCAAGCGGGAGGGAGACCGTGCCACCACAGCCCCAGGCTAAGAAGGCTGCCCCTAAACCAGTATGGGAAGCACCAGTATCGGTGCTTCCCAGGATACCAAAGATAAAACGGGAGAGTGGTGGGCTAACAAATGGCAGTGTCAGTAGAGGGGGTAGTAGTAGCTGTGCTAATGGTAATGGCTTCCCTGAGGCCTGTGTGAACAGCCTGGGTGGGAACAGGGGTAGGCAGCCAAGGGTGGACCAGCAGCAGCAGGGCAGGACAGAGGGCCAGACCCAGAGACCAGAGCGAGCAGGCTCTTTGTCTGCCTTCTCCAGctccttttcctcttcctctgatTCCCCAGCCAACCCGGCATTGGCATCCACGGTATGCTTCCGGATCAATGCCAGTGGGAATGCGTGGCACGCCCGACAGCTTAGCAATGCCTCAGCAATGGTTGCCGCTGGCAACAGTCAAGAACCACTGTCCACGGAAGAAGAAGAGGCggcgaagaggagaagagaggagcgcaGCAGCAAACAGAGGCCCCCggccacctcacacacacaggtcaaagaggaggagggggatatATACGACCCCTTCCACCCAACAGGCTCAGACTCCAACGCCTcagaaagtgaaggagagagccaTGCTGGGGGGAAACCATCCATGGCGCACAAGGAATGTGCCATCTACCAGGTGAAAGCTGAGGCAATGGAAAATAGGGTGTCACTGGAGAGGGATGAGGGCTCAGGAGAAGTTCTGGATGTGAAGAGCGAGGCAGACACGGCAAAGCCTTGTCACGGCCCACACAACGCACCCAGGTCTGGGATGACTGGCACCAGCacacccctgtcccagagacatgtccctgggaagagagagaggaaagaacaaGGGGGCGAGAATGGGCAGCACGGGCAGACGGGCAAGAGTAGAGATCCCCAGAGCCAGAAGACTGATAATTTCTCATCCAGCTCAGCTTCAAGCCACCACGTCAACAAGATGGTGAAGACCGAGATCAagtcagagccccaggacagccccCCCAAGTCCCCGTCCTGGTCTAAATCAAACTCCAGGCCCTCAGGCCATGGGAGGAAAACATCCAAAGGTGGGGGGTCTTCCACGGAACGGCGGTCCACCTCAAACAGCCCGGAGGCAGGCAGGAGAAGGGGCGACAAGGCCCCGGAGCAgcaagggaggaagaggggagacgaggaggataagagagaagaggggggtgagagaaggCCCAGGCGTTCAGAATCGAGGGAGAGGAGACTGCGTCGTTCTCCATCAGACAGCTCCACTTCTGAGGCCTCTGAGAGGTCTCGCAAGAAGAAGACACGGTCATGTTCGCTCTCCAAAGACAGGAGGRGCTCCAG GTCGAGGTCGGGGTCTGGCTCCAGCAGCAGAGAGCGGCCCCAGAGTAGGAAGCAGAAGATGGGGAGCAGGGAGAGGAATGACagcagaggaagtgagagagagaagggtcggCCATCAAAGACCAAGAAGCGAGGTCGCTCGCAGTCTCGCTCGCGGtccagggagaggaggaaagaccaCTCACGATCACAACCATCATCCTCTGGGTCAAAAAACAGGGTTGATGTGCGGTCAAAAGACAAGAAGAGGCCGAGGTCCAGGTCGCGgtccagagagaggagaaaagaagaggggTCGTCACAGGGCACACACAGACCAGGGTCTTTCTCAACCACCTCCTCCAAAGAGCTAGAAGAacaggaagagaagaaaagagagaaagcgcTTACtcggaaagaggagagagaggctgaagaagagagaaaagagcgagagatCAAACAAGAGATGCCTTCCTCTTCTTCAGGACTCaaacctcactctctcctctctgtctaccaGGTGAAAAAGGAGAGTGACGGCAATGAATTTAGAACAGAGAAGCACGCCTCTCTCTCAGCAAAACTGCTCAAGGAGTCGAAGCTGCTCAAAGAAATCAAAAAAGAGATACTGCCTGCCTTTGATATGTTTGAAGAATCACTGGATAGTAAACCAATCAAGGAAGAAAAACCTCTGTCAATGTTCAGCGAGTTCAAGGACTTGCAAGAGCACAAGGAGATCAAAAAGGAAAAACCTCCCCCCCTCATAAACGAGGCGTGCGCCCTCCCCACCTCAGACATAACTGAACAAAAAGACCAGGTATTAAAGGAAACKAAGACTGAGCCCATCTGGCTTGAGCTGCCTCAACAACTGACCTCCATCACTGCTCCCCCCACAGGCCAACCCAGCCCCAGCTTCTCAACACTCCGCACCAACCCTGTCCCTGCTCCTTCTCAGGTTGCAGTGACTACAGCCTGCCAGCAGGTGGCCCCATCCCTGCCTCTAGTACCAAAGGCCCTCACAGAGACCCCTCCATCTGTCCAAACCATCCCAGTGAAAAAAGAGGTAGAGGAGCATTCCGACTATGAACTTGATGACATGGACGTGGACATGATGCTGGACAGTCTGGACTATGTGAAGAGTGAGAAAGCAGAgccaggaggagagaaaggggaggctgGGGTTAAAGAGGCGAAGGAGGGCGAAGGGGAGGACGAAGAGGTGAAGACAGTCACGCCAGGTGTTAAAGCCAAACCCTCGGTGAAGAGAGTCACCTGGAACCTACAGGAACCAGATGGACCACAGCCAGAGAAGACTGGCAGTA AGCTGGCCCTCTACAAACTGAAGCTCAAACAGGAGGGAGCTCGCAGACCTGCCTCCTCCACCCAGGCTTCCAATCAG GAGGCCGCCTTGGGTGCTACGTCACCACCTGACCCCAAGGTTCAGAGCACCAAGAGGGCCAGTGTGTCTGTAGTGCTCCCCAGTGCGCCCTCCAGCTCCAACAGCCTACCACAAGtagggctctccaaacctgtccAGGGGGAACCCAATGAAGCCCCAGGAGAGGATGATGCTTCCAGAAACGATAAT TATATAAAGAAGCTTCACATGCAGGAGAGAGCCATAAAGGAGGTGAAACTGGCAATCAAGCCCTTCTACCAGAAGAAAGACATCACGAAGGAAGAGTACAAGGAAATTGTACGCAAGGCTGTCCAGAAG GTCTGCCACAGTAAGAGTGGAGAGATCAACCCTGTYAAAGTGGCCATCCTGGTCAAAGCCTATGTGGACAAATACAAAcatgacaggaaacacaggaaaggagaggatggagggaagacAGAGGAGGCAGAAACTGATAGAACAAACGATCCAGAGACCCCATGA